A genome region from Clostridium sp. JN-9 includes the following:
- the acpP gene encoding acyl carrier protein — MIFEKIRKIIVDQLGVSQDEIKLQTSFEDLGVDSLDLFQIIIEIEEEFDVQIEDAEKIKTVGDAVNFVESKIEE; from the coding sequence ATGATATTTGAAAAGATAAGAAAAATTATAGTTGATCAGCTAGGGGTAAGCCAAGATGAAATCAAACTTCAAACTTCATTTGAAGATTTGGGAGTAGACTCACTTGATTTATTTCAAATAATAATAGAGATTGAGGAAGAATTTGATGTACAAATTGAAGATGCAGAAAAAATAAAAACTGTTGGAGATGCAGTTAATTTTGTTGAAAGTAAGATTGAAGAATAA